AAAGTACATGCGGTCATTGGTGCTGGCCTTCATCCTATTGTCTGCGTTGGAGAAACACTTCAAGAGCGTGAAGATGCAGTTACTGATGCTGTGGTTGCTCGACAAGTTAAAGCAGCCTATGACAATGTTTCTGCTGCTGATGCAAAAAAGACAACAATTGCCTATGAGCCTGTATGGGCCATTGGTACAGGTAAAACAGCAACTCCAGAAATGGCACAAGAGGTGCATGGAACAATTCGTTCTCTCCTCGCTGACATGTATGATCAGGATACGGCTGACTCAATCGTTATCCAATACGGTGGAAGTATGAAACCTGCCAATGCGAAGGGGCTTCTTGAAAAGCCTGATATTGACGGTGGCTTAATCGGTGGGGCTGCATTGAATGCCGATACGTTTCGCGGCGTAGTGCTTCCGGAATAAGAAAGAGGAACTCATGTTTGGATTTTTATTAGTGCTGTTTGTTCTGGTTTGCTTACTCCTTGGGCTGTTCATTTTAGTTCAGTCAGATACAGGAGGGGGAATATCTGGAGCAATTGGTGGAGGCTTAAGTAGTGCCAACTCTGCCATAGGGGCACAAAATACTGAGAATATTCTGACTCGGGGAACAACCCTTCTTGCAGTGTTGTATTTTGGGTTAGCACTAGGACTCTTTGTTATGGCTTCAAATTACGGAGCCGGTGGAGGCATCCTTGATGCTCCAGTACAACGACAGGAACAACAGGGCGGACAAGAGCAAGGTGTTGATGTTATAGATCCTTCTGATGTGGAAGTGCCTGCTGATGAAATGGAGCAACCCGATGTAGCACCGATTCCACAGGGTGAAGAAGTCCTTCCTGAGGAAGAAGTTCCCATGGGTGACATTGAGATGGGAGAGCCAACTCCTGAGCAAGAACATGTCCCGCAGGGTGAATAATACATATGCGGCTGTGGCGGAATTGGTAGACGCGCAAGATTAAGGATCTTGTGGAGGTTACTCTGTGCCGGTTCAAGTCCGGCCAGCCGCACCATTAACGGGCACCTTTTGGGTGCCTGTTTTTATTGGAAGGAAAATATGAATTCCCTTTATGGAATGACCAGTGATGAGTTGCAGACGTGTATGGAGAAGCATGGCTTTCCCCGATACCGTGCACGGCAAATATATGGGTGGCTCTATGGTCATGGGGTTACCTCTTTTGAAAAAATGACAAATCTCCCCGCACGTATTGGAGAAGCCCTTGCTCAAAACGGGTATGGGCCACATCTTCCAGCGGTTGTTTCGGTACAGTCATCAGAATATGATAATTCTTTCAAGATTCTTCTTCGTGGAATCGACTCGTCTCATACCTATGAAGCTGTTGTTCTTCAAAAAGAGGAACGTGTTACCCTCTGTATTTCATCACAAATTGGATGTTCCTTGGGATGTCAGTTTTGTAAAACCGGTGAAATGGGCTTTGTACGAAACCTCATACCGGCAGAAATTATTGGTCAAGTGGTTCAGGCTAATCGGATCTTAGAAGACAAAAAAATAACGAATATTGTCTTTATGGGAATGGGTGAAGCCCTCCTCAATTATTCTTCCTTTGTGCAAACCTTGGCCCTATTAAAAGATCCCCAGGGTTTTGGTATCAGTAGTCGTCGTATCACCGTCTCAACGGCGGGATATGTACCAGGGATACAGCGACTGCTCAGAGATGCTATTGCGGTAGAGTTGGCGGTGTCGCTCAATGCAACAAATGATGCAGAACGTAACATCTTGATGCCCATAAATAAAACATATCCTCTGGTAGAACTTTTAGAAGCAGCTCATACCTATGCAGAATTTCGAAACAGGCCTGTAACAGGTGAGTATGTACTCTTACGTGGCGTTAATGACTCTGACAGGGCGGCACAGATGTTGGCTGAATTGGTACGTCCCTATTCTGTTAAAATCAACTTAATCCC
Above is a genomic segment from Chitinivibrio alkaliphilus ACht1 containing:
- the tpiA gene encoding triose-phosphate isomerase, which translates into the protein MPRKTFIAGNWKMNKTVDESVVLAKDVVAQVGDVSDVEVAICVPYTSLTEVARVIDGTSVKLGAQDVYWEESGAFTGKVSCEMLRSAGVEYVIVGHSEQRSYFGETDEAVNKKVHAVIGAGLHPIVCVGETLQEREDAVTDAVVARQVKAAYDNVSAADAKKTTIAYEPVWAIGTGKTATPEMAQEVHGTIRSLLADMYDQDTADSIVIQYGGSMKPANAKGLLEKPDIDGGLIGGAALNADTFRGVVLPE
- the secG gene encoding preprotein translocase subunit SecG, whose amino-acid sequence is MFGFLLVLFVLVCLLLGLFILVQSDTGGGISGAIGGGLSSANSAIGAQNTENILTRGTTLLAVLYFGLALGLFVMASNYGAGGGILDAPVQRQEQQGGQEQGVDVIDPSDVEVPADEMEQPDVAPIPQGEEVLPEEEVPMGDIEMGEPTPEQEHVPQGE
- the rlmN gene encoding 23S rRNA (adenine(2503)-C(2))-methyltransferase RlmN, whose product is MNSLYGMTSDELQTCMEKHGFPRYRARQIYGWLYGHGVTSFEKMTNLPARIGEALAQNGYGPHLPAVVSVQSSEYDNSFKILLRGIDSSHTYEAVVLQKEERVTLCISSQIGCSLGCQFCKTGEMGFVRNLIPAEIIGQVVQANRILEDKKITNIVFMGMGEALLNYSSFVQTLALLKDPQGFGISSRRITVSTAGYVPGIQRLLRDAIAVELAVSLNATNDAERNILMPINKTYPLVELLEAAHTYAEFRNRPVTGEYVLLRGVNDSDRAAQMLAELVRPYSVKINLIPLNSDDEMQFRPPTEERILAFSRIVKAAGVPVTIRRSGGRDIDGACGQLAIKE